GCGCGCGCGCACGCACGCGCCTGGTAGGTACTGGTACTGCATGCTCATCATATGACCGATCGACGCTCTCCTCCGTGCGTGGCCCATGCCATGCCATGCTCGTCGGGTGCCATCCGTCTACCCCTCTCTGGGAATTTGCTGCCGCGACTGGCACACGCCTCGCGCACGCCCACGCCAGTGACCCGTCGACCCGTGCATGGACGACGGATCACCGGCCCGACGCACAGTGTCTGCCGCGCGACCGCCTGCGCTCCAGGCTGAGCCAGGGAAGCTCCCAGGCCCCGGCCGGGTCGTACGTACGTACCGTGGGAACAGCGCGGGAGCTCGGCGTCCCGCTTCTTTTCCTGCATAGACATGCTACGCCGTACGCTTCATGTGATGTTGGGGGCGACGGTACGTGGCCGGTTGACCTTTTCGGTGCCAAATAATAATAGCGTGCGTGCTCGCAGTCACAGACACGTCCGTCGATCCATCCATGATTGATCGCCGAGACTGGCGGCACGGTGTTTCTCACCCGCACCGCGCCCTTCCGTGACATGCCAATCATGCATGATTGCAATTGCATGTTTCCTTCTATACGTACATCTATCTGAGCTTGCACCGGGAACCAACTAACCGATCTTCACCTAccaatcatcaccatcatcagatcatcatcatcatcgacTTATTCTACGCGTCGAACCGTATGGTGGCCTGTCTCCAGGGCCGCCGGCTGAGAGCTTGCAGCTCCGGTTGCCCTGCCTTGCCTGCCGCCCCAATGGCCCAATGATAGCCCTCCAAGCGGTTGATCAAACGTGGGCACCTGATAGATAGACAGTACAATCATTTCAATCATTGGAGCGAGCGATTCCACAGCTAAGGCTTCGGCGATTCGCTCCTCATGTCCACGCTCGCTACCACTCCTCAATTATCCAGCGACAGCTGCCTTCTACCACTACTATAATCTGCATATATGGTGAGAGTATCAGTTGGCAGTTAGCATGTTGCAGGCAGGCCACAACTAGCACCCTCCCTGAAAGATCAAAAAACAAGGCTTCAGACAGCCCGCTGCAACCTTCCTGAGGAGAAGATAAGGAAAAGAAAGACGGCAACCAACTATCAGAAATTCCCGcaaaaaaataaaagataaaTATCAGACAGCATCTTGCGGACCACTGACTCAACATGAACATTAATGTGGCGCAAAATCATCAACTATGCACGGTGTTTCTCGGTGTGCATGAAAAAACGACGAATATCACCACCGCCTATCACCTCTTCCTGCTATCGCGCTGTCTTAAAAGTCTGGGGAAACCGGAGACAACAAACTAAATCTCGTACATCCGCATGAACCATGAAAGGAAGCGTCGAGATTTCGAAGCAGGACTAGACGTGGAAAAACTGTGGCAGTCTACGGCTAACTCTGGTGTGCTGACATCTAAGATTAGCCGAGTCCCAGATTCCGCAGCTCCTTCTTCTGACCGGTGGTCGAGCCGCCCTCTTTCTTGATCCGGGAAGGCCTGACGATACGGTCAATGATCCCGTACTCGAGGGCTCCTTCTGCGTCGAAGCGCTTCGACCTGGATAGGTCCTCATGAACCTGCCAAAGTAATTAAATATACTTGAGATGAGAGGAATGCAGCTAGGATTATACTTTCAGAGATCAACCTTGCTGAATCATGAGAATGGTGGGCTTATAGGGAAAGTGGAAATATGGCATTTCACATCATATTATTTTTGTTAGTATGATAGATGAGAAAACTAGAACAAATCAAAGGCTTCGTAGGTGTAGTGGAAGTAAGCAGGAACACTAAAAGGCGTTTCTCTGAAAGGTAACTGTAACAGCAGGTGATGAGGGACAGAGTGGCAGGAACATGCAACAGAAAATGCTGACCTTTTCAACAGAATGACCCGTGTGCTCTGCTAGCTTGCCATAAAGATAGTTCTTGATCCGATTAAGTTCGTTTGATTCATTTTCTATATCATCAGCCTGTAGGAAAACGGAAGTGTGCGATAAGGCACTTCAGCAGTAACAACAATGACTGTACACCGTAAGGATTTTTAACAACAAACTGATCGGTAAGCTTCTGCTAAAGCCCAGACCTGGCCTCGAGCTGCTCCAGCAGGTGACTGAAGTGAAACACGGCAAAGAGGCATACCAGTACGCGAACCCTACATAGTGTAAAATAGCAGTAGAATAAGCGTTATAGTGGGCAGAAAAAAgaacaacttcaagaagaagttGGTATTTAAGTGCTAATACCTTTTGACCAGCTGCAAGAATGAATCCTGCCAAGTTGAATGCAAAGCCCAAGCAATGAGTACCAATTGGACTCTTTAGGCTTAGCATGGTATCATATAACGCCATGCATGGTGTAAGCTGCAATATTAATAGACAACACACAATTTACAAAGGCTCTCCTAGGCAAACTTGGGTTAGCGAAGAGTATTTCTTGGCCGAGACGCTTCTGTAGCTCTGTACCCATTTCAGAACATCGAAACAAACATATATTCACAAGCCAAAAGGTACACTGAAAGATGGATTACAAAGTATCCATGTTGCATTTATCAATGGGACTCACTAGTCAATAAAATGGTGCATGCTGGCACCAATTTATAATGAACTTAAATTCCTAGTGAGCTTTCCAACCAATTAGAACTACTACATTTGGAATATTTGTTATATTGACATTGCTTAATTTTGTCTCCAAGATTATAACAATAGAGATTCTCTATTTTCAGAATGAGCATTTCAGTTTCATAGTGATACTAGTTTTTGCAATAGTTTCTCCCATAAGAGTAGGACAGCATACCCAACTAAGAACAAAATACTAAAGTTCAGACTATCCCTCACAAAACTAGAGTAGCATTGGCAGCCCGTCAGAGCCACTCAGTTCATCCTAGTTTGATCTTTTCAAGATAAACTATGGGGACATCCAAGTTTTATGTTATCAACGGTACTCGGTATCATTAAAATGGTGCATGCCCACACCGATCTATAGTGAACTTCAGTTTCCAGTGAACTTTCCAAACAATTAGAGCTGCTACAATTGGAATAATGTTATACTGTGATCACTTAATTTTGCCTCCAAGGTTATTACAATAGAATAAATCCTCTCTTTCCAGAATGAGTATTTCCATTTCATAGCTATACAAGTTTTGCACTGGTTTTGTCCCACAAGAGTAGGACAGCATATACAACTCAGCACAAGATACTCAAGTTCAGCCAATCACTCACTTACTAAACTACAGAATAGCATTGGCAGCCCCTTAGATCCAATCAGCTCAACCCAGTTTTTCTTTTTCAAGATATAAACTACGGGGACATCAACTTGGTTTCGAATTCTTTAGAAGGTCAACCTACAGGACACAAGAACATGACCCCAAAAAAAGTGACATAAAAGAAGGCCAACCAACAAGAACAAAAGGGTAGTGTTCCTGAGTTCTTACATCTCCTCCTGGACCATTGATGTATAGAAGAATCTTCTTTGTGTCATCAACACTGTCAAGGTACAGCATGCTTGCTAGTACTTGGTTACTGAATTCTTCATCAATAGTGTCCCCAATGAAGATAATCCGCTCACGATACTGTATACAGCAAATACAAATTAGGCACTGGTGCAACGGAATTAGTCATTTTATTAGGTATTGCAAGGTCTTACTAAAGCATTCCATATGTCAAGCCACTGCCAGGTTCCTTCACCAGGTGTTCTGTAAGGTACCCGTGGTGTGCCGACAGGCATCATTGAAATACGTGCCCTGGTAGCCCTCTTGTTTGACAACCTAATATGTGTAAATATGAGTAGACCATGATATTAAGGGGAACAAATGTTTCCAGCAAACCACACAAAAAATTACTGATACAATTGGCTACCATGAATGTCAACAAATCTGCGGACCTAGCTAGAACAATAACAGATGAAGCATCTCGTTGATACTTGACTGATACAAGCTCTCATCTTGGTTTGTGCACAAAACAATTTTGTTGATGAAATGAACATATTCTGCACATTCCACATCCATCGAAAAGCTATATAGAGATCACTAATGTACGGAGCCATTCGACGCAACCATCAGAACTCAAAATCATCCGTCTATTAGTACGCAGACAGCGATAATTACATGAACAAGCACAGCAGGCAAAACTAGTCAACCACCACCAGAAATGGGGACTGAACAAACACCTGACGAATGTGCAGCACCACACACATATTATCAACACAACGAGCAAAACAGAGGCTACGCATATGGATGGGCGCGCGCGCACGTACCCCAGGGAGACCCTCCGGTTGACGGCGGTGTAGAACCGGGCGTTGACATTCGGGCACGACGACTCGGACGAGCCTGCTCAGCAATCCAGCCACCAAAACCGAAATCAGCCACCAGAACAACGAACCCCAGAGTAAAATTGGAACGATTTGGTTCGGTTTTCGTGCTCACCGAGCCTGGTCTGGGCCTTCAACCCGACGAAGACCTTGGTGCCCACGCTGCGAAAGGGCAAACAGAGACAGAGGCGAGAGGATTGGGGAGAGTCAGCCAGGGCTTCAGGAATGGGGCGTGCGAGGGGGAGACGGGGCAGGAGGCAGACCTGAGAGAGGACGGCGAGCTGGCGACGGCGCGGGGGTGGAAGCAGGAGGAGTTGGCGGGCGCCGTCCGGCACAGCGCCATTGGAGCAGGGCTGCGGAGTGGCTCGGGAGTGAACAGTGGCGGAACGGATAACGGAGGGAGGAAGAGGGTGGATGTGCGCCAAGATTCGTGCGCCTCCTGATCGAACACATCTTTTACATCTCCTGGCATCTGACAGCATCTCCACGCCTTCCCAGAAATAATTGAATTCCTTAAGGACAAGCTTGTGTCATAGTTGCTCTAAGGACAAACTAGGTTAACGCTAACTTTTTGTAAAAGCTGTTACATGActacctcccccccccccctacTTCTCATAAGGTAATATGATGATTCGAGCATTTGCTGTTATCAATTGGCCAAACCAGTGTCGAGCCCGCTACCAGTCGTGGCATTTGACCCGCCTGCCTCACTATACCATCTCTCTTGTGTATATATCTCATTCCTCTTGTCGTGGGAGGTGGCCTCAAGCAAATAGATAAGACTGAAGGAAGGTGGAGATGGCGAATAGTGACATGTTGTGTATTGGCAGGTGATGAGTAGTAACCAAGAGGTTGAAATTGGATTTAAATGTGTATTCTCTGTCCTAATTGCTTCAAGTGAGCTTCCGTTTTGATCTGAAATTGCGTTTTTCTATGCCCCGTCAGTGTATTGAGAATGCCTGGGGGATATGCTATATGAAGTTGGCTACTGTCTAGTGTTGTTACCTATCCCTACCATAGCCTTTCTTTGCTTCGGTTAGAGCAAACAACCAATTCATGAGGCAAGGGAGCATACATTTGGCTGTTATGATTGGTTCTCACGAAAAAGTATTAAACTTGAAAAACTAAACACTCAACAATAGCTCAAGAACCCAACATTATTAAGCTGCATGATAAGACTCCTATCTACATCAAAGAAACTCTCGAAGCTCAAATTGTTATTTGCATTATATAGGCAGAAAATTAGTGGTTGTATCATGGAAAGTGAATATCTCATCTGGTTTTTCATGTAAATGTGTTTCGCTGACGGTATCTAGTAGTTCTAAATGATAATGCAGTATTAACTTTTCATAGTGAGATTAGGAAGTGTGTTAGTTTGTATCCCATAACACCAAGTAATATGTTTGTGAAATAGTCTCTCTTTTTAAGTTCCTTTTTTAGACTTAAATTAAATAACAAATCAGTAAAGCATGAAAGCATCTTCTACATGTTATGTTTTTGTTCTCATTAATTGGCATTTGATGGAATTGACGCAGGACTCGGGCATTTGGTATGACCTGACCTTTGTGTCTCCAATACATGAAAATAGTGTAGTTCATGTTCATTCCTTTATGGTGTTCTTCTTTTTTGAGTGGATGCCTTTATGGTGTTCTGATATATGGGAATTGGAGACTTTTTGAGAAAACGATAGTAGTTGCTGAAATTGCTTTGTATGGGAGGAAAAACAACTATTCATGTTTGGCGTGGACTGATAATGAAGTATTATTTTTTTGTCTTGTGAAATAATTAATGTTTTATAGGCATTATGTCTTGAATTGTATTCGTTATGAGTGTAGTGATCTACTAATCTAGACCAGGAAAATAATTGGTCCATGATAAAGGGAATGTATGATAAGTTTAACAAGGAGAAGTTGCTGGTCTTTGTGAAATACTATTTGATATTTATGTTTTAGAAGCAACTATAATGAAGACTAGTTGGCTGATTCGTATGTCTTTTCGTGATAAAATTAAGGAGTTACACCGGTAGTATGTCCATGTGTTCTATAATTCAGGAGAAAGTTTCTGTTGAATCTTTTGAGTTTTGAAGTCTATTGAAAATTACTAGAGATATTAGTCTGACTAATAACAAAGCGCAAACTGAAGTACACTTCATTCTCCTTGCCTCTGCAGAAACGCTAGAGAATGTCTAAACTCTAAAGGAAGTGGTGAAACAATTGCTGAAGTGGTTCTGAGAAGGTAATTACGTTTGTGCTCAGTGATAGATTAAACTAGAAATTAGTTTTCACTAATTAATACGGAATGAAAAGAAAACATCTATCCTGGCCTAGGTTGAAGATTGGTGCTGAATCATGTACATATCTAGCAAATGTTTGGAGAACTTGTTATCATTCATTTCAATTACCATCGTATTTCTAGAAATCTTCAATTTGATATTCATTTGACAATTAATAAATAAAAACTTGGAAGCTATTGCAATTActcgtgtgtgtgtgtttgacaTGAAAAAAATGAACAACTTTGACTTGACTATCTTTTGCACCATTTGTGTTGATGATTCACTTCTGCTTCGGTACCCCCCCTAACACAAGAACGACTCAGATTAGCCCATACCTCCTCATAAGAAAGGGCATGATGGTCATATTTTATAAACTCTTCGTTCGTACATGTATACCCAATCCCTATATGGCCTGTTATAACGTTTTCTGCAACTTGGCGCACATCCAGTCGCCTTCCTGGGCTCGGCCCATTTagtatttttcttcttctttctaaGATTTAAAAATTACGAAAAGAATGCATTCAGACAGATAACTTGAGACCTCGATGCTCAGTCCGATAGGCAAGCACCACTGCGCCACGTTACTTTGTTGTGCTCACTTATGCCTTTTTCCATTGTTTGTGGCAAATGTAATGTGTATGGTTTTCTTTTCCGGGTTTTCTTGTTCTATTTCGCTGTTTTATCTATGACTTTTTTCTTTCATTTTTGTTTTATTCTCTtaatttgtgaacattttctTCAAATTAGTAAACTTTTCCAGTTATTGTGAACCTTTTaaaaaattcatgatttttttccaATTTGCATGAACTCTTTATCCAAATAGAATGACTTTTGAAAATCCAGTGTGCTTTTTTTTGAATTCCTGAACATTCTTTTTCAAAATTGGTGAACTTGTTCAAACTCGTATTTTTTGTGGAAATCCGTGAACTTTTTTTTAATGTGATGTACTTTTTAAAAAgcgatgaacatttttctaattcatgaacttttttcaaatccgtAAACTTTCTTTCAAAATCCGTTGAATTTTATCTATCTTTGTGaagtttttaaaaaaataatGAACCTTTTCCAAATTTGCGTTTTTTCAATTCAAAATCGATGagttttttttcaaattttgaacTTTTCTCAATCATATGCACTTTTGCTTCAAATTGATGACATGTCATCAACCCGTGAAGTTTTTTCAGAATCCACAAACTTTTtacaaattcatgaactttttggACAAAATCACGATTTTGCTTTTGAATTCGTGAACTTTTTTGAATTTTCACAAATTATTTTTTGAAACTCgtgatttttttcaaatttcatCAGCTTTATCAACTGTCAAATGTCTCATAGTCAAGGGCCAACCAGTGGCCTTGTCAACCGACCATGCGAACAATGTTCTTGTTTGCTGGGCCGGCCCAAAGCGCTCGAACATGGGTGTCAATTCGGCTAAGCAAACCTAAAAAGGCGCCGACTAGGAGTTCCCAACGTATACCTTGTACATGGAGTAGCGTCACGCAAACTGGCGCACACACCTCTTCGTCCTGTGCTTGGCCCATATATGTTTTCTTATTTTTTTAACATCCAAATAAT
This genomic window from Triticum urartu cultivar G1812 unplaced genomic scaffold, Tu2.1 TuUngrouped_contig_4278, whole genome shotgun sequence contains:
- the LOC125527602 gene encoding ATP-dependent Clp protease proteolytic subunit-related protein 2, chloroplastic-like, producing the protein MPGDVKDVFDQEAHESWRTSTLFLPPLSVPPLFTPEPLRSPAPMALCRTAPANSSCFHPRAVASSPSSLSVGTKVFVGLKAQTRLGSSESSCPNVNARFYTAVNRRVSLGLSNKRATRARISMMPVGTPRVPYRTPGEGTWQWLDIWNALYRERIIFIGDTIDEEFSNQVLASMLYLDSVDDTKKILLYINGPGGDLTPCMALYDTMLSLKSPIGTHCLGFAFNLAGFILAAGQKGSRTGMPLCRVSLQSPAGAARGQADDIENESNELNRIKNYLYGKLAEHTGHSVEKVHEDLSRSKRFDAEGALEYGIIDRIVRPSRIKKEGGSTTGQKKELRNLGLG